The sequence GGTTATGAATAGAGTTAATATATCTTATAGTTTTACTACTTCCTCTAACTAATAAAGTTTGAGTTCTAGCTATGTTTCCTTTTCTTTTTACTCCAGTTATTAAATCTCCATCAGTAATTCCAGTTCCTGAGAAAACGATTTCATCTGTACTTACAAGTTCTTCTAAAGTTAATTTTTTGTTAACTTCAACTCCAGCTTCAATACATCTTCTATTTTCATCTTCAGATATTTTATCATTCTTGTCATCAGAACCTTTAACATCACTTCTAAGAACAAGCTTAGCTTGCATATCTCCACCTAAAGCTCTTATAACTCCAGCAGAAACTACACCTTCAGGAGCTCCTCCAATACCGTACATCATGTCAACATCAGAGTCAACCATACAAGTTAAAATAGAAGTTGCAACATCTCCATCAGGGAAAACATACATTTTTGCACCTAAGTCTCTAATTCTTTCTATAACTTTTTTATGTCTAGGTTTTTCTAAAACGGCAACCATTAAATCTTCTACATTTTTTCCAAGAGCTTTTGCTACGTTTCTAATATTATTTTCTAAAGAATCGTCGATATCAATACATCCCTTTGCTTCAGGACCAACAACAATTTTTTCCATATACATATCAGGAGCTTTTAAGAAATGTCCTTTTTTAGCAGCTGCAAGTACAACTATTGCATTAGGTTGACCTTGAGCTGTCATTCTAGTTCCTTCGATTGGATCAACAGCAATATCAACTGGCTCTAAATCTTCCTCTCTAAAATCTTCAATTTTTTTAGAATTATATTTTAAACCTACTTTTTCACCAATGTATAACATAGGAGCTTCATCAATTTCTCCTTCTCCTATAACTATTTCACCATCGATTTTAACTCTGTTTAAAACATTTCTCATAGCTTGAACAGCTGCATCATCAGCTAAGTTTTTATCTCCTCTTCCTACCCATTTTTGAGCGGCTAAAGCTGCTGCCTCTGTTACTCTAGCAAAATCTAGTGCTAAATCTCTCTTCATTAATTTATATCCTCCTTGAATTATTTAATAACTTTATAAATTTTTTCTCCTGGTTTAACCATTTTAAGATAATTTCTAGCTATTTCTTCTTTATAATATTCTTTTTTTAAATTTTTTGTTTTCTCTTTATATGTGTTGATAGATTCTAAAATATCTT is a genomic window of Fusobacterium sp. JB019 containing:
- a CDS encoding septum formation initiator family protein, translating into MKNGYGKVLIILMVLTINSSFFPKIHRSFIKTSKLSVNLSNLKKQKKDILESINTYKEKTKNLKKEYYKEEIARNYLKMVKPGEKIYKVIK
- the glpX gene encoding class II fructose-bisphosphatase; the protein is MKRDLALDFARVTEAAALAAQKWVGRGDKNLADDAAVQAMRNVLNRVKIDGEIVIGEGEIDEAPMLYIGEKVGLKYNSKKIEDFREEDLEPVDIAVDPIEGTRMTAQGQPNAIVVLAAAKKGHFLKAPDMYMEKIVVGPEAKGCIDIDDSLENNIRNVAKALGKNVEDLMVAVLEKPRHKKVIERIRDLGAKMYVFPDGDVATSILTCMVDSDVDMMYGIGGAPEGVVSAGVIRALGGDMQAKLVLRSDVKGSDDKNDKISEDENRRCIEAGVEVNKKLTLEELVSTDEIVFSGTGITDGDLITGVKRKGNIARTQTLLVRGSSKTIRYINSIHNLDFKDSHLDEIIK